In the Chlorobium limicola DSM 245 genome, one interval contains:
- a CDS encoding bifunctional nuclease family protein, whose translation MRKLQVDILGLSTSPHTNGAYALILYEIEGKRKLPIIIGGFEAQAIALKLENIKPPRPFTHDLFKNIFDVFGLHVNEIVIDELHNETFYAKVICELGGEIHEIDARPSDAIAIAVRFNAPVFVTEDIMDEAGIKEEQKEEGEDEEAESEQTEPEEVSAEERSPAGKLEELQGRLEDAVRNEQYEEAARLRDEISRLKGMG comes from the coding sequence ATGCGTAAACTTCAGGTAGATATACTCGGTCTTTCCACAAGTCCTCACACCAATGGCGCCTATGCGCTCATTCTCTACGAAATCGAGGGAAAGCGCAAGCTCCCTATCATCATAGGCGGCTTCGAAGCGCAGGCCATCGCTCTCAAGCTCGAGAACATCAAGCCTCCGAGGCCATTCACGCACGACCTTTTCAAGAACATTTTCGACGTGTTCGGGCTGCACGTGAACGAGATCGTCATCGACGAGCTGCATAACGAAACCTTTTATGCCAAGGTCATCTGCGAACTTGGCGGAGAAATCCATGAAATTGACGCGCGGCCCAGCGATGCCATCGCTATCGCCGTGCGCTTCAACGCCCCGGTTTTCGTCACCGAAGATATCATGGATGAGGCCGGTATAAAGGAGGAGCAGAAAGAGGAGGGCGAAGACGAAGAGGCGGAATCAGAACAGACAGAACCCGAAGAAGTTTCCGCAGAGGAGCGGTCACCTGCCGGAAAGCTCGAAGAGTTGCAGGGCAGGCTCGAAGATGCGGTACGTAACGAGCAGTACGAAGAGGCGGCCAGGCTCCGCGACGAGATATCGCGTCTGAAAGGGATGGGGTAA
- a CDS encoding outer membrane protein, whose protein sequence is MKKSLSLLAAFLVAGMWSAPVQAADHYVSAMAGMSWFQDSDIEHVYADTDYKDVATVSFDSGLTAVGAIGCDYGSTRLEAEIGYQKNDVETDSDYLSGDVQVLSLMANGFYDIDLGGVDLYAMAGVGVAQVNVDIDGERYSHRYQTWVDTNYEASEVTLAYQVGAGLAIPVGDGVMIDARYRYFATTDFTAGDDGAASWMGSADYNTNVSSHSALLGLRVNL, encoded by the coding sequence ATGAAAAAATCACTTTCCCTTTTGGCAGCATTCCTCGTTGCCGGCATGTGGAGCGCACCTGTTCAGGCTGCCGATCACTACGTAAGTGCTATGGCCGGCATGTCCTGGTTCCAGGACAGCGATATTGAGCACGTGTATGCCGACACCGATTACAAAGATGTTGCTACGGTCTCTTTTGACAGCGGCCTGACTGCAGTCGGCGCTATCGGTTGCGATTACGGCTCGACCCGTCTTGAAGCTGAAATCGGCTATCAGAAGAACGACGTCGAAACGGATTCAGACTATTTGAGTGGTGATGTACAGGTTCTCTCCCTCATGGCAAACGGTTTCTATGACATCGACCTCGGTGGCGTTGACCTCTATGCCATGGCCGGTGTTGGCGTCGCTCAGGTGAATGTTGACATCGATGGCGAAAGATATAGCCACAGATATCAGACATGGGTTGATACCAATTACGAAGCCAGCGAAGTCACTCTTGCCTACCAGGTTGGTGCAGGTCTTGCCATCCCTGTCGGCGACGGCGTGATGATCGATGCCCGCTACCGTTACTTCGCTACCACCGATTTCACCGCAGGTGATGACGGTGCTGCATCCTGGATGGGAAGTGCTGATTACAACACCAACGTCTCCAGCCACAGCGCACTGCTCGGCCTGAGAGTCAACCTCTGA